One genomic segment of Ipomoea triloba cultivar NCNSP0323 chromosome 9, ASM357664v1 includes these proteins:
- the LOC116030681 gene encoding nuclear transport factor 2B, with protein sequence MGEQIEVVGRSFVDHYYHLFDNDRPSLGSLYQPTSMLTFEGQKLQGGEDICAKLNALPFGQCRHVVSTVDSQPSSLAGGIIIFVSGSLLLPGEEHPLRFSQMFHLIPTAEGSFFVQNDVFRLNYG encoded by the exons ATGGGAGAGCAAATTGAAGTTGTTGGGAGATCATTTGTGGATCATTATTACCATCTCTTCGACAATGACCGCCCCTCTCTTGGCTCCCTCTATCAACCCACCTCAATGCTAACATTTGAGGGCCAGAAGTTGCAGGGCGGGGAAGACATCTGTGCCAAGCTTAACGCCTTGCCATTTGGGCAATGCCGCCATGTGGTTAGCACCGTCGACTCTCAACCATCATCCCTTGCTGGCGGGATCATCATCTTTGTGAGTGGCAGCCTTCTATTGCCAGGAGAAGAGCATCCGCTCAGGTTTAGCCAG ATGTTTCACTTGATTCCTACTGCAGAAGGAAGTTTCTTCGTGCAGAATGACGTTTTTCGCCTCAATTATGGCTGA
- the LOC116031038 gene encoding probable dolichyl-diphosphooligosaccharide--protein glycosyltransferase subunit 3B → MAISSTPTLLLLGALLLLLVSANHSLSPSDAVSELTRLRSQSPTGVIHLTDSLMRRIMSVSAPRPYSILIFFDAQQLHSKTELSLPALKTEFALLASSFLANNPDSKINSKLFFFNIEFQESQQTFSQFGVNSLPHIRVVPPSATDLKKDSIQMDASDFSRMAESMAEFVEAKTNLEVGPIHRPPVVSKKQMMFIVAILLIWSPFLIKKIVTGHTLLHDKYVWMAGAIFVYFFSVGGAMHNIIRKMPMFLADRNDPGKLVFFYQGSGMQLGAEGFSIGFLYTIVGVLLAFMTHVLVRVKSRSAQMMVMVFALFVSFWAVKKVISLDNWKTGYGIHAYWPSSWM, encoded by the coding sequence ATGGCGATCTCTTCAACTCCGACGCTCCTTCTCCTCGGCGCCCTCCTACTCCTCCTTGTCTCCGCCAACCATTCTCTGTCTCCGAGCGATGCCGTATCGGAGTTGACCCGCCTCCGATCGCAGTCCCCCACCGGCGTAATTCACCTTACCGACTCGCTCATGAGGCGCATCATGTCCGTCTCGGCTCCTCGCCCCTATTCTATCCTCATCTTCTTCGACGCCCAGCAGCTCCACTCGAAAACGGAGCTCTCCTTGCCCGCCCTGAAGACTGAGTTCGCTCTCCTGGCATCCTCGTTCCTCGCAAACAACCCCGATTCAAAAATCAACAGCAAGCTCTTCTTCTTCAACATTGAATTTCAGGAATCCCAGCAGACTTTCTCGCAATTTGGAGTCAATTCGTTGCCCCACATCCGTGTTGTCCCACCTTCAGCTACTGACCTGAAGAAGGATTCAATTCAAATGGACGCCTCGGATTTTTCCCGAATGGCGGAGTCGATGGCGGAGTTCGTGGAAGCGAAAACAAACCTCGAGGTCGGGCCGATTCATCGCCCGCCCGTTGTTTCTAAGAAGCAGATGATGTTTATAGTGGCCATTTTACTGATATGGAGTCcgtttttaataaaaaagattGTTACTGGTCATACTCTTTTGCACGATAAGTATGTTTGGATGGCTGGGGCGATATTCGTCTACTTTTTCAGTGTCGGAGGGGCAATGCAtaatattattaggaaaatgcCTATGTTTTTGGCTGATAGGAATGATCCTGGGAAGTTGGTCTTCTTTTACCAAGGGTCTGGAATGCAGCTGGGAGCTGAGGGATTCTCTATAGGGTTCTTGTATACCATTGTTGGAGTGTTGTTAGCCTTTATGACTCATGTTCTGGTTCGGGTGAAGAGCAGGAGTGCACAGATGATGGTCATGGTTTTCGCACTCTTTGTTTCATTCTGGGCTGTCAAGAAGGTGATTTCCTTGGATAATTGGAAGACTGGTTATGGGATACATGCTTACTGGCCTTCCAGTTGGATGTGA
- the LOC116028414 gene encoding thiamine thiazole synthase 2, chloroplastic-like: protein MAAATLTSSLSSKLKPSFFDAKSSFNGTPVPSRVQAVKASSHSLSVSASYSFDSFKFQPIKESIVAREMTRRYMMDMITYADTDVIVVGAGSAGLSCAYELSKNPNVRVAIIEQSVSPGGGAWLGGQLFSAMIVRKPAQMFLDEVGVEYEEQDNYVVIKHAALFTSTIMSKLLARPNVKLFNAVAAEDLIVKNGRVGGVVTNWALVSMNHDTQSCMDPNVMEAKVVVSSCGHDGPFGATGVKRLKSIGMIDSVPGMKALDMNTAEDAIVRLTREIVPGMIVTGMEVAEIDGAPRMGPTFGAMMISGQKAAHLALRALGEANALDGSAREVAAPELILASAENEEIADA from the exons ATGGCCGCCGCTACTCTCACCTCCTCCCTCTCCTCTAAACTCAAACCATCGTTCTTCGATGCCAAATCATCCTTCAATGGAACGCCCGTTCCTTCTCGCGTCCAGGCCGTCAAGGCTTCCTCTCACAGCCTCTCAGTCTCTGCATCTTATAGCTTTGATTCCTTCAAGTTTCAGCCCATCAAAGAATCCATCGTGGCGCGTGAAATGACCCGGAGATACATGATGGACATGATTACCTACGCCGACACCGACGTTATCGTGGTCGGAGCCGGATCCGCGGGGCTCTCCTGCGCCTACGAGCTCAGCAAGAACCCCAACGTCCGCGTCGCCATTATTGAGCAGTCGGTCAGCCCCGGCGGCGGCGCGTGGCTCGGAGGGCAGCTGTTCTCCGCCATGATTGTGCGGAAACCGGCGCAGATGTTCCTGGACGAGGTGGGCGTGGAGTACGAGGAGCAGGACAACTACGTTGTGATCAAACACGCGGCGCTCTTCACCTCCACCATCATGAGCAAGCTCCTGGCCCGGCCGAACGTGAAGCTCTTCAACGCGGTGGCGGCGGAGGATCTGATCGTGAAGAACGGGAGAGTGGGCGGGGTGGTCACTAATTGGGCTCTGGTGTCGATGAACCACGACACACAGTCTTGTATGGACCCCAACGTTATGGAGGCTAAGGTTGTCGTGAGCTCGTGCGGCCACGACGGACCGTTCGGCGCCACCGGTGTTAAGCGGCTGAAGAGCATCGGAATGATCGATTCCGTGCCCGGAATGAAGGCCCTCGACATGAACACCGCCGAAGACGCCATCGTTAGGCTCACCAGGGAGATTGTTCCCGGGATGATCGTCACCGGCATGGAAGTCGCAGAAATTGACGGAGCTCCAAGAATG GGGCCAACATTTGGGGCGATGATGATATCAGGGCAGAAGGCGGCTCACTTGGCGTTGAGGGCATTGGGAGAGGCAAATGCGTTGGATGGGAGTGCGAGAGAAGTTGCAGCGCCGGAGCTCATCCTTGCATCCGCCGAGAATGAAGAAATTGCTGATGCTTAA